Part of the Labeo rohita strain BAU-BD-2019 unplaced genomic scaffold, IGBB_LRoh.1.0 scaffold_1505, whole genome shotgun sequence genome, GTGACCCGTCTTTATAGAAATCAGCTGTGAGGATCGGGGGAGTTTGTAGATCGATGTAAACAGTGTAGAGTCAGAGTATCTCCCTCAATCACAGGATCAACAGAACTCACCAGAATCACATCACCATCTACACAACACAAGAAATGTGTGCTTACTGCAAATAGTAACAATATATCAAAACAATGTGTTGTGTAGTCAGACTTTTAACAGCTGGCATGAAACTGATTCCATGTACAGTAGTCTGACCAAAAACTGTCCAAAAATAAAAGGGTAAGAGACTGATGAATGTGGAcactgtaatatataaaaatcattcaaattattGTACAGTATTCAGTCTGTGATCAGCTGTACAGGAAAACATTAGTGGAAAATGTGAGATTTTTAGAATTTAGATTAAAAAGTGTGAGTTAGAAACAAGACTCACCATGTACAGTGAGAGGATGAcgtttataaatgaaaacagtttaaaacagaGTCAGGTGTGACGGatgtaaatatgtttgtataattatattaagaaattcataaatactgtaaaaacgctgaaataatttattttgaaataagttattttGAATCCATTTAAAAAGGTTCaccaaatataaatacattatttaagtAGTGTTCGTTAATCTGTGATCAATTAGTTTAGTCCAATAATTGTGCAATCGATTACTAGTGCCTTTCCAACACTAGGGGGAGAACTCGTGTCGTTTCTCCATTATGCATAAAGTTGGCAGTGGAGAAGCATCGTCGAGTGTGATTGATTAATTCTCTCCCCTTTTCCAGGTTTGCCTTATTAATTATTCGTTAAACTAGTGTGAGTTGATGTTGTGAAATGTTTAAGAGTGTGCAGATGTCAGTAATATAGGAAGTGAATGTtgattaaaatgcttaaaaatgtgattGGTTCGGTGAAGCAGGAGTTTGGACGGCGCGAGGCCACATGTTGATTAATAATGAGTCGTGCATATTCAGATTGTATGTTAATGAACATTTAATTCTGTCTGCTTAGTGTTTATGGGGTGATTCACAGATTGTTTGAGACATCTAAGCATTGTATAGTGATAGTAATTATTTGgaaagaatatttaaatgtttaaattgtttGTACTAGTTAATATATTGCTAAAAAGAACAACTAGGTTTTCAGATAATTCTGAAATGCCatgaaatatgtattaattCACTGAGGTATTGTTGATTTATAGATAACTAAATATGATATCTCATCAACCGCTTATTGTACCAATTGTGAATTAAGAAGAAAATGCAAACAACactgttttgaaaaaatgtttattgttaatTGTTATCAAAACACATTATGCATAAAGTTGGCAGTGGAGAAGCATCGTCGAGTGTGATTGATTAATTCTCTCCCCTTTTCCAGGGGTATAACACAGGCACAGGTGATGTTTGGTAAACGCGCACCAACAGTAGACTGCTTAACAGAACACCCGACTCGTTATCCGACAGCAGCACATTCTGTACCCATGCATGGTGTCCCAAAATGTACACTTACATTAAGTTTATCTTATAAAGtactaaagaataattttttgAACTGAATACAAAATTAGTATGTGAAAATGGAGCACTTAAAGGACATTATGGAGGTGCACATTTTTTGACCTGGGTTGTCACTCTCAACTGAACTGTTTGTGTCATTATAGCTGTATTCTTAATAAAACAAGCATCAACATTACTGATAAAATGGTATATATGACATTGGATATTTGTAGAATAGCTTGAATGAAGCTGTGATTTTAGGGTGTTTTCACATATGGTTTGTTTTAAAGGAACCAAACCCAGTTCACTTAAAGTGAACCAGAAAGGGAAGCAGCTGAAATTGACCTCAGTCCTTTTGGTGTTCACAATATAATGGACTCAAAAGAAAACCCGGTTCTTTTCGTGGTTCTCTTCAGCACTTAAGTGATACCAGACCCTTTCTTGTTCACACCACAACTTCATAAGAACTCAAACCTCTGCAGCTTTCTGAGCAGCAGTGAAATGCTGGAGTTGAACCTAGTGGACAGTGAAGTGGGTGAGGAAGAGCTGGAAATCCCTGATCATGACACCAGTCAAGAGCTTTAACATCacatttcagtcaaatttaaaattaaaaggaaacaCTATGTACAAAGTTAATTAAACatcctttttttcctcagttaagatagtattaaaatgtttctttgctATAActttgggaaaagttacttttaaaagtattgtattgcaatattgtgttactccctaaaagtaactaattacgttacttactTTTTATAGGAATTAATGCGTTaagtttacttttgtgttactttttaaatctgggcagggcttgcttgtttgtttttaatataagttCTAtctttggcaaatgtaaaagttcAACACTCTAGCTGTGTCCAAAATCGTTCACTCGTTCACTCATTCACTAATTCCTATATAGTGTATGGCAGTTAAGAAGTGAACAAATTCGGACGATGACGTATACACTGCGCGTGAGACTTGAAagaaaaacatcttcatcacatatacttttaaattacatttacctgattttagaaaataataatacagattttctcgattgctaaagCACTATACccagtcttttgaactaaaatttcaaaaccataatgccattttttaaaaagcacacccatttccctgaactataaacactatccccctttaacacatgagtcagatttggtcaGTCCCTCcaggatttcatttttttgtgattgttaAAGTGCAAAGGCTATTTTCAGCCCTGACAATTAATGCGCATAACAGAAGTTTCAAAAAGAATAatcttgtaataaaataaattgtttcattaaataaaaaaattgcccatttcttttaaattcaaCTTGACATTGTCCAGTGTGAACAAATATGAACCAACTGGATGTTCTTCCAACATAGCATATGAAATGCAGACTAAAACACGTCAACAATCAAATCATTCATTAGAATGGTAAGACAAGTTCATTCTTCAATGCTAACTTCCTAAGTATCCAAGCTGTCCTCCACTTCATCCTCAGAGTCTGGCCCACAATCGATCTTGAGCTCATCCCTCTCAAACACTCCACTAGTGAGTCGCTGATTGTGGTACAAGAAGACCAAGGCTTTGAGGTTGCTGTTAGTGATTGATCTTCTTCTGCTTGATAGCACAAGCTTGTAAAGGCTGTTGCTTCTTTCAGCAGTTCACGATGACATCCTTGTATCGTTTGGCTAAGGCACTGAGGACAGGAAGTCTCTCGAGAAGCCCATCCCAAAACACATCTAGATCTACCACTCCACATGCTGACGCTTTGAGTGCTGCTGGACCCAGGCGTTGGAAGTAGGCATCAAACTCATCATTGGGGACAGCACTGAAGCCTGGGATGTGTGTGTAGCCAGAAACACTGTCCTCCATGAATGAAATGTAACGAGGGTCAAACACTCTGACTTCTCGAAGGAAGTTGATGGCAGGTTGTCCCTCTGACATGTACTTCGTGAGTTTTTCCTCTGCATTGCTGTACGCTAGATGCACTAAGTTGAGGATGTGTGTTTTGGTGGCATGATGGACATCAAGCCCTTCAAAGTGCTCAGCACAGGATTCATACTGTAACTCCTTGTTTGCAGTAAAGTTCATCTGTAGATCCTCGAAGTAGTCAAAAACCTTGGTGGTTATAGGTTTCCTGCTCTGAAAGATGTCAAGTAGCTGTAGAATACGTTCACACTTATCTGCCATGATGCTGAGCTGAACCTGGAGACACTGAGCCATGTCTTCATTCTGTAGCATCTCATGGAGTCTCTCCACAGACTGCGGTGCACTGCTGCCACTCACCTGTGAAtagaattaaaacagaatttagtcCTGCTTCAACGCAATTTACATAAGCAAATCCAAAAGCAAAAACTTGAACATGTTTATTAGGGCACATGCTAGTGTAAACTGGGATGAATTGGAAACTTGTTATCATTGTGAGAATTTGTACTGAAAGGAGGAAGAGTCTTACCTTTATTTCCATCTCTATGAACTCCTTGTAGAGTTTAAAGTGCTCTGAGTGGTATTGCACCGCACTGAACCAGGAGTTCCACCGTGTAGCACAGGGATTTGGAGCCATGGTTGCCTTTTGTCTGGTAGGATGTTTTCCTGACATGAACTGGAGGTATCTTCTTTTCCGAGAGCCAGCATGGTAAAACATCTGCGAAAAGCTGAGCATGAATGCATTTAGCTGGTCAAAAGGTCTGCGGAAGGCATCACCGATGAGGTTCATTATGTGGGCCATGCACGTAACGTGCAGTGAGTTTGGGAATAAAGACTGCAAAGCAGCTGTATATGCTTTCTTCATGTAGGCTGCATTGTCGgtgtcaaaaacaatgacatCCTCATTTGCTATGTCATATTCCTGCAGACACTTGACCACAGACACTGAGACTGCTCTAGGAAGACGGTGTCTGCCAAGTAGGCCAGTATTCTCCCAGATTCATCCTTTTCCAAGGGTGCAATGAGAATGTTTAGAACACATCTCCCCT contains:
- the LOC127158436 gene encoding uncharacterized protein LOC127158436; protein product: MKKAYTAALQSLFPNSLHVTCMAHIMNLIGDAFRRPFDQLNAFMLSFSQMFYHAGSRKRRYLQFMSGKHPTRQKATMAPNPCATRWNSWFSAVQYHSEHFKLYKEFIEMEIKVSGSSAPQSVERLHEMLQNEDMAQCLQVQLSIMADKCERILQLLDIFQSRKPITTKVFDYFEDLQMNFTANKELQYESCAEHFEGLDVHHATKTHILNLVHLAYSNAEEKLTKYMSEGQPAINFLREVRVFDPRYISFMEDSVSGYTHIPGFSAVPNDEFDAYFQRLGPAALKASACGVVDLDVFWDGLLERLPVLSALAKRYKDVIVNC